One Platichthys flesus chromosome 14, fPlaFle2.1, whole genome shotgun sequence genomic region harbors:
- the scinlb gene encoding scinderin like b has translation MVSHKEFVGAGKQPGLQVWRIESMDLKPVPKALQGNFYSGDAYLLLYTTSAPSYNIHMWLGDDCSQDESGSAAIFAMQLDDFLGGGPVQYRELQNSESNTFLGYFKSGIKYQKGGAASGFQHVVTNDMSMKRLLHIKGRRAIRATEVDMSWSSFNKGDCFIIDLGKDVYQWCGSECNRFERLKASGVAIHIRDNERNGRAKLQMVEEGEEPAEVIEALGPKTTIAPSTPDDDKVDTSNRKKGALYMISDASGSMKVSPVAPSSPFKQAMLSLEECYILDNGVDKNIFVWKGPKANISERKAALSAGLQFIKDKGYSNKTQIQVLPAGAETILFKQFFADWKDKDETTGPSKAYTMGRIAKVAQVPFDASTLHSNNAMAAQHGMVDDGKGKVQIWRVDNGAMAPVEPSSHGHFYGGDCYLILYSYRLGGREQHIIYTWQGLKCTLDELAASAFLTVKLDDSMGGSPVQVRVTQGQEPPHLMSLFQGKPMIIHSGGTSRKGGQTQTSSTRLFHIRQSSSRATRAVEVEACASSLNTNDVFVLKSQRGVVVWRGIGASDEEAAAAKHVVDFLGGSVSQVSEGKEPADFWSALGGKKEYQTSKSLQKMVKPPRLFGCTNKSGRLAVEEVPGDFTQSDLATDDVMILDTWDQIFLWVGNDANAEERNGAPKIAKDYVDSDPSGRKGLPITTIKQGAEPQMFTGWFQAWDPKMWETDPMDTIRSRF, from the exons ATGGTTTCCCATAAAGAGTTTGTGGGTGCGGGCAAGCAGCCGGGGCTGCAGGTCTGGCGTATCGAGAGCATGGACCTGAAGCCGGTTCCCAAGGCCCTGCAGGGCAACTTCTACAGCGGTGACGCCTACCTGCTGCTCTACACCACCTCTGCACCTTCCTACAACATCCACATGTGGCtgg GGGACGATTGTTCGCAGGATGAGAGcggatcggccgccatctttgCCATGCAGCTGGATGACTTCCTGGGTGGTGGGCCGGTGCAGTACAGGGAGCTGCAGAACAGCGAGTCCAACACCTTTCTGGGGTACTTCAAATCAGGCATCAAGTATCAG aAAGGGGGCGCGGCCTCAGGTTTTCAGCATGTGGTGACCAATGACATGAGCATGAAGCGCCTGCTGCACATCAAGGGTCGGAGAGCCATCAGAGCCACAGAGGTGGACATGTCctggagcagcttcaacaaGGGAGACTGCTTCATTATCGACCTTGGGAAG gaCGTCTACCAGTGGTGTGGCAGCGAGTGCAACCGCTTCGAGCGGCTCAAGGCCTCCGGGGTCGCCATCCACATCAGGGACAACGAGAGAAACGGCAGAGCCAAACTCCagatggtggaggagggggaggagcccGCAGAAGTCATAGAG GCTCTGGGTCCTAAAACCACCATTGCGCCCAGCACTCCTGATGATGACAAGGTGGACACCTCCAACAGGAAGAAGGGCGCCCTCTACATG ATCTCTGATGCATCTGGTTCGATGAAGGTTTCCCCTGTGGCTCCGTCCAGTCCCTTCAAACAGGCCATGCTGTCTCTAGAGGAGTGCTACATCCTGGACAACGGGGTGGACAAGAACATCTTTGTATGGAAAG GTCCCAAGGCCAACATTTCAGAGCGTAAAGCCGCCTTGTCTGCAGGTCTCCAGTTCATCAAAGACAAGGGATACTCTAATAAGACACAG ATCCAGGTACTTCCCGCAGGAGCAGAGACGATTCTGTTCAAGCAGTTCTTCGCTGACTGGAAGGACAAGGACGAGACCACAGGCCCCAGTAAGGCCTACACCATGGGCCGCATTGCTAAAGTGGCGCAGGTGCCCTTCGATGCCTCCACCCTGCACTCAAACAATGCCATGGCCGCTCAGCACGGCATGGTGGATGATGGCAAGGGCAAGGTCCAG ATCTGGCGAGTTGACAACGGTGCAATGGCGCCTGTGGAGCCGTCGTCCCACGGTCACTTCTATGGAGGAGACTGTTACCTCATCCTCTACAGCTACAGACTGGGAGGCCGGGAGCAACACATCATATACACCTG GCAGGGCCTGAAGTGCACTCTGGATGAATTGGCAGCCTCTGCATTTCTCACAGTGAAGCTTGACGACTCAATGGGAGGATCTCCAGTTCAG GTGAGAGTGACTCAGGGTCAGGAGCCTCCCCACCTGATGAGCCTGTTCCAGGGCAAACCCATGATCATCCACAGCGGAGGGACGTCACGCAAAGGTGGCCAGACACAGACCAGCAGCACTCGTCTCTTCCACATCCGGCAGAGCTCCTCACGTGCAACTAGGGCTGTGGAG GTCGAGGCCTGTGCCTCCAGTCTGAACACCAACGACGTGTTCGTGCTGAAATCCCAGCGCGGCGTGGTGGTTTGGCGGGGCATTGGAGCCAGTGATGAGGAGGCGGCAGCTGCCAAACATGTAGTGGATTTCTTGGGTGGTAGCGTCAGCCAAGTGTCAGAGGGCAAGGAGCCGG CTGATTTCTGGTCCGCTCTTGGTGGTAAGAAGGAATACCAGACGTCAAAGAGTCTGCAGAAGATGGTCAAACCCCCGCGTCTGTTCGGCTGCACCAACAAAAGTGGGAGACTTGCT GTTGAAGAAGTACCAGGAGACTTCACTCAGTCAGATCTGGCCACTGATGACGTCATGATCCTGGATACCTGGGACCAG ATCTTCCTTTGGGTGGGAAACGATGCTAACGCAGAGGAGAGGAATGGAGCTCCCAAGATAG CAAAAGACTACGTAGACTCAGACCCATCTGGTCGCAAAGGACTTCCCATCACCACCATCAAACAGGGAGCCGAACCCCAGATGTTCACTGGCTGGTTCCAGGCTTGGGATCCCAAGATGTGGGAGACAGATCCAATGGACACAATCCGTAGTCGTTTCTGA
- the wls gene encoding protein wntless homolog isoform X5, whose amino-acid sequence MAGAIIENMSTKKLVIVGVILLLFQAFAFMVGGLIAPSPTTAVHYLATKCVDTVKHRQESKWFMPWGPDKCAKIRTFDEAMAKKIEANNIVFAVHIPLPHKEMSAWFQFMLVILQFDIAFKMYNQIENGALVTIDVGLAYRDDTVSEWTEMAHSFEERKLSCNFTTPKNFENEGRYYECDLLPFMEVGNVAHKYYLLNIRLPVNERKKVNVGIGEIKDIRLVSIHQNGGFTKVWFAMKTFLTPSILIIMIWYWRRITLMSRPPVLLEKVILALGISMTFINIPVEWFSVGFNWTWMLLFGDIRQGIFYSMLLSFWIIFCGEHLMDQTERNRFSVYWKQVGPIVFGSLCLFIFDMCERGVQLTNPFYSIWASDVGTELAMAFIIVAGICACLYFLFLCFMVFQVFRNISGKRTSLPAMSKARRLHYEGLIFRFKFLMLVTLFCAAMTVIFFIISQVNEGHWQWGERTVQVNSAFFTGIYGMWNLYVFGIMFLYAPSHKRYGDDNSSGGVVTLSGL is encoded by the exons ATGGCGGGGGCCATCATCGAGAACATGAGCACCAAAAAGTTGGTGATAGTGGGAGTTATTCTGCTGCTGTTCCAGGCGTTCGCCTTCATGGTCGGCGGTTTAATTG CTCCCAGCCCCACCACAGCGGTCCACTACTTAGCCACCAAGTGCGTGGACACAGTCAAGCACCGTCAGGAATCAAAATGGTTCATGCCCTGGGGTCCAGACAAGTGTGCCAAGATCCGGACCTTTGACGAGGCCATGGCCAAAAAGATTGAAGCTAACAACATTGTGTTTGCTGTCCACATTCCTCTGCCTCACAAGGAGATGAGCGCCTGGTTCCAGTTCATGCTGGTCATCCTGCAGTTTGACATTGCTTTCAAGATGTACAACCAGATAG AGAATGGAGCACTGGTCACCATTGACGTGGGACTGGCCTACAGAGACGACACAGTCAGTGAGTGGACAGAGATGGCACACTCTTTTGAAGAGAGGAAACTTAGCTGCAACTTCACCACTCCCAAG AACTTTGAGAACGAGGGACGCTACTATGAGTGTGACCTACTGCCTTTCATGGAGGTGGGTAATGTGGCCCATAAGTACTATCTTCTCAACATCCGCTTGCCTGTCAACGAGCGGAAGAAGGTCAACGTGGGGATCGGAGAAATCAAGGACATTCGTCTTGTT AGCATCCACCAGAATGGAGGCTTCACAAAAGTTTGGTTTGCCATGAAGACGTTCCTCACACCCAGCATTTTAATCATAATGATCTGGTACTGGAGACGCATCACCCTCATGAGCAGACCCCCTGTGCTGCTGGAGAA GGTAATCTTGGCGCTGGGCATCTCAATGACGTTTATTAACATCCCAGTGGAGTGGTTTTCTGTCGGCTTCAACTGGACATGGATGCTGCTTTTTGGAGACATTAGACAGGGTATCTTCTACTCCATGCTGCTCTCCTTCTGGATCATCTTCTGTGGGGAGCACCTCATG GACCAAACAGAGAGGAATCGTTTCTCAGTGTACTGGAAACAGGTCGGACCCATCGTCTTTGgctccctctgtcttttcatcTTTGACATGTGTGAGAG agGTGTCCAGCTGACCAACCCTTTCTACAGCATCTGGGCGTCGGATGTAGGAACAGAGCTAGCT ATGGCATTTATAATCGTGGCAGGAATCTGTGCgtgtctctacttcctcttcctttGCTTCATGGTTTTTCAAGTCTTCCGCAATATCAGTGGCAAGAGGACATCCCTGCCTGCGATGTCCAAGGCAAGACGCTTGCATTATGAG GGTCTGATTTTCAGGTTCAAGTTCCTGATGTTGGTCACTCTATTCTGTGCTGCCATGACggtcatcttcttcatcatcagtcAG GTGAATGAGGGTCACTGGCAATGGGGAGAGCGCACGGTGCAGGTGAACAGCGCCTTCTTCACTGGTATCTACGGCATGTGGAACCTGTACGTGTTCGGAATCATGTTCCTCTACGCGCCGTCACACAAACGCTATGGAGACGATAATTCAAGTG GTGGTGTGGTTACACTGAGTGGTTTGTGA
- the wls gene encoding protein wntless homolog isoform X2 produces the protein MAGAIIENMSTKKLVIVGVILLLFQAFAFMVGGLIAPSPTTAVHYLATKCVDTVKHRQESKWFMPWGPDKCAKIRTFDEAMAKKIEANNIVFAVHIPLPHKEMSAWFQFMLVILQFDIAFKMYNQIENGALVTIDVGLAYRDDTVSEWTEMAHSFEERKLSCNFTTPKNFENEGRYYECDLLPFMEVGNVAHKYYLLNIRLPVNERKKVNVGIGEIKDIRLVSIHQNGGFTKVWFAMKTFLTPSILIIMIWYWRRITLMSRPPVLLEKVILALGISMTFINIPVEWFSVGFNWTWMLLFGDIRQGIFYSMLLSFWIIFCGEHLMDQTERNRFSVYWKQVGPIVFGSLCLFIFDMCERGVQLTNPFYSIWASDVGTELAMAFIIVAGICACLYFLFLCFMVFQVFRNISGKRTSLPAMSKARRLHYEGLIFRFKFLMLVTLFCAAMTVIFFIISQVNEGHWQWGERTVQVNSAFFTGIYGMWNLYVFGIMFLYAPSHKRYGDDNSSGDAGANSGEDIQLTTTITHVEGPTEIYRMTGKEAQE, from the exons ATGGCGGGGGCCATCATCGAGAACATGAGCACCAAAAAGTTGGTGATAGTGGGAGTTATTCTGCTGCTGTTCCAGGCGTTCGCCTTCATGGTCGGCGGTTTAATTG CTCCCAGCCCCACCACAGCGGTCCACTACTTAGCCACCAAGTGCGTGGACACAGTCAAGCACCGTCAGGAATCAAAATGGTTCATGCCCTGGGGTCCAGACAAGTGTGCCAAGATCCGGACCTTTGACGAGGCCATGGCCAAAAAGATTGAAGCTAACAACATTGTGTTTGCTGTCCACATTCCTCTGCCTCACAAGGAGATGAGCGCCTGGTTCCAGTTCATGCTGGTCATCCTGCAGTTTGACATTGCTTTCAAGATGTACAACCAGATAG AGAATGGAGCACTGGTCACCATTGACGTGGGACTGGCCTACAGAGACGACACAGTCAGTGAGTGGACAGAGATGGCACACTCTTTTGAAGAGAGGAAACTTAGCTGCAACTTCACCACTCCCAAG AACTTTGAGAACGAGGGACGCTACTATGAGTGTGACCTACTGCCTTTCATGGAGGTGGGTAATGTGGCCCATAAGTACTATCTTCTCAACATCCGCTTGCCTGTCAACGAGCGGAAGAAGGTCAACGTGGGGATCGGAGAAATCAAGGACATTCGTCTTGTT AGCATCCACCAGAATGGAGGCTTCACAAAAGTTTGGTTTGCCATGAAGACGTTCCTCACACCCAGCATTTTAATCATAATGATCTGGTACTGGAGACGCATCACCCTCATGAGCAGACCCCCTGTGCTGCTGGAGAA GGTAATCTTGGCGCTGGGCATCTCAATGACGTTTATTAACATCCCAGTGGAGTGGTTTTCTGTCGGCTTCAACTGGACATGGATGCTGCTTTTTGGAGACATTAGACAGGGTATCTTCTACTCCATGCTGCTCTCCTTCTGGATCATCTTCTGTGGGGAGCACCTCATG GACCAAACAGAGAGGAATCGTTTCTCAGTGTACTGGAAACAGGTCGGACCCATCGTCTTTGgctccctctgtcttttcatcTTTGACATGTGTGAGAG agGTGTCCAGCTGACCAACCCTTTCTACAGCATCTGGGCGTCGGATGTAGGAACAGAGCTAGCT ATGGCATTTATAATCGTGGCAGGAATCTGTGCgtgtctctacttcctcttcctttGCTTCATGGTTTTTCAAGTCTTCCGCAATATCAGTGGCAAGAGGACATCCCTGCCTGCGATGTCCAAGGCAAGACGCTTGCATTATGAG GGTCTGATTTTCAGGTTCAAGTTCCTGATGTTGGTCACTCTATTCTGTGCTGCCATGACggtcatcttcttcatcatcagtcAG GTGAATGAGGGTCACTGGCAATGGGGAGAGCGCACGGTGCAGGTGAACAGCGCCTTCTTCACTGGTATCTACGGCATGTGGAACCTGTACGTGTTCGGAATCATGTTCCTCTACGCGCCGTCACACAAACGCTATGGAGACGATAATTCAAGTG GAGATGCTGGAGCAAACAGTGGTGAAGACATCCAGCTGACCACTACCATCACCCATGTGGAAGGTCCCACTGAGATCTACAGGATGACTGGCAAAGAGGCCCAGGAATAA
- the wls gene encoding protein wntless homolog isoform X4, with amino-acid sequence MAGAIIENMSTKKLVIVGVILLLFQAFAFMVGGLIAPSPTTAVHYLATKCVDTVKHRQESKWFMPWGPDKCAKIRTFDEAMAKKIEANNIVFAVHIPLPHKEMSAWFQFMLVILQFDIAFKMYNQIENGALVTIDVGLAYRDDTVSEWTEMAHSFEERKLSCNFTTPKNFENEGRYYECDLLPFMEVGNVAHKYYLLNIRLPVNERKKVNVGIGEIKDIRLVSIHQNGGFTKVWFAMKTFLTPSILIIMIWYWRRITLMSRPPVLLEKVILALGISMTFINIPVEWFSVGFNWTWMLLFGDIRQGIFYSMLLSFWIIFCGEHLMDQTERNRFSVYWKQVGPIVFGSLCLFIFDMCERGVQLTNPFYSIWASDVGTELAMAFIIVAGICACLYFLFLCFMVFQVFRNISGKRTSLPAMSKARRLHYEGLIFRFKFLMLVTLFCAAMTVIFFIISQVNEGHWQWGERTVQVNSAFFTGIYGMWNLYVFGIMFLYAPSHKRYGDDNSSGQCITGGVVTLSGL; translated from the exons ATGGCGGGGGCCATCATCGAGAACATGAGCACCAAAAAGTTGGTGATAGTGGGAGTTATTCTGCTGCTGTTCCAGGCGTTCGCCTTCATGGTCGGCGGTTTAATTG CTCCCAGCCCCACCACAGCGGTCCACTACTTAGCCACCAAGTGCGTGGACACAGTCAAGCACCGTCAGGAATCAAAATGGTTCATGCCCTGGGGTCCAGACAAGTGTGCCAAGATCCGGACCTTTGACGAGGCCATGGCCAAAAAGATTGAAGCTAACAACATTGTGTTTGCTGTCCACATTCCTCTGCCTCACAAGGAGATGAGCGCCTGGTTCCAGTTCATGCTGGTCATCCTGCAGTTTGACATTGCTTTCAAGATGTACAACCAGATAG AGAATGGAGCACTGGTCACCATTGACGTGGGACTGGCCTACAGAGACGACACAGTCAGTGAGTGGACAGAGATGGCACACTCTTTTGAAGAGAGGAAACTTAGCTGCAACTTCACCACTCCCAAG AACTTTGAGAACGAGGGACGCTACTATGAGTGTGACCTACTGCCTTTCATGGAGGTGGGTAATGTGGCCCATAAGTACTATCTTCTCAACATCCGCTTGCCTGTCAACGAGCGGAAGAAGGTCAACGTGGGGATCGGAGAAATCAAGGACATTCGTCTTGTT AGCATCCACCAGAATGGAGGCTTCACAAAAGTTTGGTTTGCCATGAAGACGTTCCTCACACCCAGCATTTTAATCATAATGATCTGGTACTGGAGACGCATCACCCTCATGAGCAGACCCCCTGTGCTGCTGGAGAA GGTAATCTTGGCGCTGGGCATCTCAATGACGTTTATTAACATCCCAGTGGAGTGGTTTTCTGTCGGCTTCAACTGGACATGGATGCTGCTTTTTGGAGACATTAGACAGGGTATCTTCTACTCCATGCTGCTCTCCTTCTGGATCATCTTCTGTGGGGAGCACCTCATG GACCAAACAGAGAGGAATCGTTTCTCAGTGTACTGGAAACAGGTCGGACCCATCGTCTTTGgctccctctgtcttttcatcTTTGACATGTGTGAGAG agGTGTCCAGCTGACCAACCCTTTCTACAGCATCTGGGCGTCGGATGTAGGAACAGAGCTAGCT ATGGCATTTATAATCGTGGCAGGAATCTGTGCgtgtctctacttcctcttcctttGCTTCATGGTTTTTCAAGTCTTCCGCAATATCAGTGGCAAGAGGACATCCCTGCCTGCGATGTCCAAGGCAAGACGCTTGCATTATGAG GGTCTGATTTTCAGGTTCAAGTTCCTGATGTTGGTCACTCTATTCTGTGCTGCCATGACggtcatcttcttcatcatcagtcAG GTGAATGAGGGTCACTGGCAATGGGGAGAGCGCACGGTGCAGGTGAACAGCGCCTTCTTCACTGGTATCTACGGCATGTGGAACCTGTACGTGTTCGGAATCATGTTCCTCTACGCGCCGTCACACAAACGCTATGGAGACGATAATTCAAGTGGTCAGTGCATCACTG GTGGTGTGGTTACACTGAGTGGTTTGTGA
- the wls gene encoding protein wntless homolog isoform X1, which translates to MAGAIIENMSTKKLVIVGVILLLFQAFAFMVGGLIAPSPTTAVHYLATKCVDTVKHRQESKWFMPWGPDKCAKIRTFDEAMAKKIEANNIVFAVHIPLPHKEMSAWFQFMLVILQFDIAFKMYNQIENGALVTIDVGLAYRDDTVSEWTEMAHSFEERKLSCNFTTPKNFENEGRYYECDLLPFMEVGNVAHKYYLLNIRLPVNERKKVNVGIGEIKDIRLVSIHQNGGFTKVWFAMKTFLTPSILIIMIWYWRRITLMSRPPVLLEKVILALGISMTFINIPVEWFSVGFNWTWMLLFGDIRQGIFYSMLLSFWIIFCGEHLMDQTERNRFSVYWKQVGPIVFGSLCLFIFDMCERGVQLTNPFYSIWASDVGTELAMAFIIVAGICACLYFLFLCFMVFQVFRNISGKRTSLPAMSKARRLHYEGLIFRFKFLMLVTLFCAAMTVIFFIISQVNEGHWQWGERTVQVNSAFFTGIYGMWNLYVFGIMFLYAPSHKRYGDDNSSGQCITGDAGANSGEDIQLTTTITHVEGPTEIYRMTGKEAQE; encoded by the exons ATGGCGGGGGCCATCATCGAGAACATGAGCACCAAAAAGTTGGTGATAGTGGGAGTTATTCTGCTGCTGTTCCAGGCGTTCGCCTTCATGGTCGGCGGTTTAATTG CTCCCAGCCCCACCACAGCGGTCCACTACTTAGCCACCAAGTGCGTGGACACAGTCAAGCACCGTCAGGAATCAAAATGGTTCATGCCCTGGGGTCCAGACAAGTGTGCCAAGATCCGGACCTTTGACGAGGCCATGGCCAAAAAGATTGAAGCTAACAACATTGTGTTTGCTGTCCACATTCCTCTGCCTCACAAGGAGATGAGCGCCTGGTTCCAGTTCATGCTGGTCATCCTGCAGTTTGACATTGCTTTCAAGATGTACAACCAGATAG AGAATGGAGCACTGGTCACCATTGACGTGGGACTGGCCTACAGAGACGACACAGTCAGTGAGTGGACAGAGATGGCACACTCTTTTGAAGAGAGGAAACTTAGCTGCAACTTCACCACTCCCAAG AACTTTGAGAACGAGGGACGCTACTATGAGTGTGACCTACTGCCTTTCATGGAGGTGGGTAATGTGGCCCATAAGTACTATCTTCTCAACATCCGCTTGCCTGTCAACGAGCGGAAGAAGGTCAACGTGGGGATCGGAGAAATCAAGGACATTCGTCTTGTT AGCATCCACCAGAATGGAGGCTTCACAAAAGTTTGGTTTGCCATGAAGACGTTCCTCACACCCAGCATTTTAATCATAATGATCTGGTACTGGAGACGCATCACCCTCATGAGCAGACCCCCTGTGCTGCTGGAGAA GGTAATCTTGGCGCTGGGCATCTCAATGACGTTTATTAACATCCCAGTGGAGTGGTTTTCTGTCGGCTTCAACTGGACATGGATGCTGCTTTTTGGAGACATTAGACAGGGTATCTTCTACTCCATGCTGCTCTCCTTCTGGATCATCTTCTGTGGGGAGCACCTCATG GACCAAACAGAGAGGAATCGTTTCTCAGTGTACTGGAAACAGGTCGGACCCATCGTCTTTGgctccctctgtcttttcatcTTTGACATGTGTGAGAG agGTGTCCAGCTGACCAACCCTTTCTACAGCATCTGGGCGTCGGATGTAGGAACAGAGCTAGCT ATGGCATTTATAATCGTGGCAGGAATCTGTGCgtgtctctacttcctcttcctttGCTTCATGGTTTTTCAAGTCTTCCGCAATATCAGTGGCAAGAGGACATCCCTGCCTGCGATGTCCAAGGCAAGACGCTTGCATTATGAG GGTCTGATTTTCAGGTTCAAGTTCCTGATGTTGGTCACTCTATTCTGTGCTGCCATGACggtcatcttcttcatcatcagtcAG GTGAATGAGGGTCACTGGCAATGGGGAGAGCGCACGGTGCAGGTGAACAGCGCCTTCTTCACTGGTATCTACGGCATGTGGAACCTGTACGTGTTCGGAATCATGTTCCTCTACGCGCCGTCACACAAACGCTATGGAGACGATAATTCAAGTGGTCAGTGCATCACTG GAGATGCTGGAGCAAACAGTGGTGAAGACATCCAGCTGACCACTACCATCACCCATGTGGAAGGTCCCACTGAGATCTACAGGATGACTGGCAAAGAGGCCCAGGAATAA
- the wls gene encoding protein wntless homolog isoform X3: protein MAGAIIENMSTKKLVIVGVILLLFQAFAFMVGGLIAPSPTTAVHYLATKCVDTVKHRQESKWFMPWGPDKCAKIRTFDEAMAKKIEANNIVFAVHIPLPHKEMSAWFQFMLVILQFDIAFKMYNQIENGALVTIDVGLAYRDDTVSEWTEMAHSFEERKLSCNFTTPKNFENEGRYYECDLLPFMEVGNVAHKYYLLNIRLPVNERKKVNVGIGEIKDIRLVSIHQNGGFTKVWFAMKTFLTPSILIIMIWYWRRITLMSRPPVLLEKVILALGISMTFINIPVEWFSVGFNWTWMLLFGDIRQGIFYSMLLSFWIIFCGEHLMDQTERNRFSVYWKQVGPIVFGSLCLFIFDMCERGVQLTNPFYSIWASDVGTELAMAFIIVAGICACLYFLFLCFMVFQVFRNISGKRTSLPAMSKGLIFRFKFLMLVTLFCAAMTVIFFIISQVNEGHWQWGERTVQVNSAFFTGIYGMWNLYVFGIMFLYAPSHKRYGDDNSSGQCITGDAGANSGEDIQLTTTITHVEGPTEIYRMTGKEAQE from the exons ATGGCGGGGGCCATCATCGAGAACATGAGCACCAAAAAGTTGGTGATAGTGGGAGTTATTCTGCTGCTGTTCCAGGCGTTCGCCTTCATGGTCGGCGGTTTAATTG CTCCCAGCCCCACCACAGCGGTCCACTACTTAGCCACCAAGTGCGTGGACACAGTCAAGCACCGTCAGGAATCAAAATGGTTCATGCCCTGGGGTCCAGACAAGTGTGCCAAGATCCGGACCTTTGACGAGGCCATGGCCAAAAAGATTGAAGCTAACAACATTGTGTTTGCTGTCCACATTCCTCTGCCTCACAAGGAGATGAGCGCCTGGTTCCAGTTCATGCTGGTCATCCTGCAGTTTGACATTGCTTTCAAGATGTACAACCAGATAG AGAATGGAGCACTGGTCACCATTGACGTGGGACTGGCCTACAGAGACGACACAGTCAGTGAGTGGACAGAGATGGCACACTCTTTTGAAGAGAGGAAACTTAGCTGCAACTTCACCACTCCCAAG AACTTTGAGAACGAGGGACGCTACTATGAGTGTGACCTACTGCCTTTCATGGAGGTGGGTAATGTGGCCCATAAGTACTATCTTCTCAACATCCGCTTGCCTGTCAACGAGCGGAAGAAGGTCAACGTGGGGATCGGAGAAATCAAGGACATTCGTCTTGTT AGCATCCACCAGAATGGAGGCTTCACAAAAGTTTGGTTTGCCATGAAGACGTTCCTCACACCCAGCATTTTAATCATAATGATCTGGTACTGGAGACGCATCACCCTCATGAGCAGACCCCCTGTGCTGCTGGAGAA GGTAATCTTGGCGCTGGGCATCTCAATGACGTTTATTAACATCCCAGTGGAGTGGTTTTCTGTCGGCTTCAACTGGACATGGATGCTGCTTTTTGGAGACATTAGACAGGGTATCTTCTACTCCATGCTGCTCTCCTTCTGGATCATCTTCTGTGGGGAGCACCTCATG GACCAAACAGAGAGGAATCGTTTCTCAGTGTACTGGAAACAGGTCGGACCCATCGTCTTTGgctccctctgtcttttcatcTTTGACATGTGTGAGAG agGTGTCCAGCTGACCAACCCTTTCTACAGCATCTGGGCGTCGGATGTAGGAACAGAGCTAGCT ATGGCATTTATAATCGTGGCAGGAATCTGTGCgtgtctctacttcctcttcctttGCTTCATGGTTTTTCAAGTCTTCCGCAATATCAGTGGCAAGAGGACATCCCTGCCTGCGATGTCCAAG GGTCTGATTTTCAGGTTCAAGTTCCTGATGTTGGTCACTCTATTCTGTGCTGCCATGACggtcatcttcttcatcatcagtcAG GTGAATGAGGGTCACTGGCAATGGGGAGAGCGCACGGTGCAGGTGAACAGCGCCTTCTTCACTGGTATCTACGGCATGTGGAACCTGTACGTGTTCGGAATCATGTTCCTCTACGCGCCGTCACACAAACGCTATGGAGACGATAATTCAAGTGGTCAGTGCATCACTG GAGATGCTGGAGCAAACAGTGGTGAAGACATCCAGCTGACCACTACCATCACCCATGTGGAAGGTCCCACTGAGATCTACAGGATGACTGGCAAAGAGGCCCAGGAATAA